A genomic region of Ovis aries strain OAR_USU_Benz2616 breed Rambouillet chromosome 20, ARS-UI_Ramb_v3.0, whole genome shotgun sequence contains the following coding sequences:
- the ADGRF5 gene encoding adhesion G protein-coupled receptor F5 isoform X7, producing the protein MESPRRTTLCFVIIAIYSSQATLSLNLESIVYHSLLHEHELMEEDPVRPKRAVAVSSHAAQEFTVDVEISFENASFLEPIKAYLNNLSFPIQGNDTDLATDILSIEVSTVCRPNGNEIWCSCETGYEWPQESCLHNLTCQGHDGSSAGHHCHCLKGLPPKGPFCQLQGADVILRMSVRLNVGFQEDLRNSSSALYKSYTTDLETAFWKGYSILPGFKLVTVTGFRPGSVVVTYEITTTTTTSPALMHKANEKVTQNLNQTYKVDSSSFQVTYSNETKFSITPEIIFEGDTVTLTCENEVFSTNVSWMHVETGLDIQNSTEVSIYTSMLNNMTSVSRLIIHNITRVYMGEYICKLTLDIFEYASRRKLEVIPIQILASEAVEVMCDNNPVSLNCCSEVNVNWSQIEWKQEGSISIPGNAEIDTDSGCSRYTLMANETQCPSGSSGTTVVYTCEFISAHGARGRKDIEVTFISVAKLNITPDLISVSEGQSFFIKCISDMSNYDEMYWNTSAGAKIYKRFYTTRRYSDRAESVLTVKTSTREWNGTYHCVFRYKTLYRVMAKDVIVYPLPLESNIMVDPVEAAIPCRSSRHIRCCVEEDSDYKVIFQVGSSSFPAVKEVDEKQVCYKHHFTADSVSCPENVDVFCHFTNAANNSVQSPSMKLNLVPGESITCQDPILGVGEPGKVIQKLCQFLNITRSRESPVGGIITYRCVGSQWQIEKNDCISAPINALLQLAKALVKSPTQDEKLPSYLGNLSISTKQAKLEVDSFSGTLGAIINILDLFSTVPTQVNSEMMTHVLSTVDIILGKSALNTWKMSQQQKTNYSSQLLDSVERFSRVLRAEDSTISQPNVQMKSMVIKPGHPQSYRQSFVFLDSDLWGNVTISGCQLEHLQPDSFVVTVAFPTLKTILDRDVLGENFANSLVMTTTVSRRITTPFRILMTFKNSHPSGGIPQCVFWNFNLANHTGGWDNSGCYVKEVTEDSVSCSCEHLTSFSILMSPDSPDPDSLLKILLDIISYIGLCFSILSLAACLVVEAVVWKSVTKNRTSSMRHTCIVNITASLLVADVWFIVAAAIHDHRFPLNETACVAATFFIHFFYLSVFFWMLTLGLMLFYRLVFILHDTSKSIQKTIAFSLGYGCPLVISVITVGATQPREVYMRKNACWLNWEDTKALLAFVIPALIIVVVNMTITVVVITKILRPSIGDKPSKQEKSSLFQVTKSIGVLTPLLGLTWGFGLATVFQGSNAVFHIVFTLLNAFQGLFILLFGCLWDQKVQEALLNKYSRSKWSSQHSKSTSIGSSTPVFSMSSPISRRFNNLFGKTAAPRAPPGNDGNPVSRGSPPI; encoded by the exons TTGCCGTAAGCAGCCATGCAGCTCAAGAGTTCACCGTCGATGTTGAGATCAGTTTTGAAAATGCCTCCTTCCTGGAGCCTATTAAAGCTTACTTGAACAACCTCAGTTTTCCAATTCAAGGGAATGACACTGACCTAGCTACCGATATTTTGAGCATCGAGGTGTCAACAG TCTGTAGACCTAACGGAAATGAAATCTGGTGCTCCTGTGAGACAGGCTATGAGTGGCCTCAGGAAAGTTGCCTCCACAATCTCACTTGCCAGGGACATGATGGTTCCTCTGCAGGGCATCACTGCCATTGCCTTAAGGGACTGCCTCCCAAGGGACCTTTCTGCCAGCTCCAGGGAG CAGATGTTATCCTGAGAATGTCGGTCAGACTCAATgtgggctttcaagaagatcttAGGAACTCTTCCTCTGCCCTGTATAAGTCCTACACGACTGACCTGGAAACAGCG ttctgGAAGGGTTACAGTATTTTACCAGGCTTCAAATTGGTGACAGTGACAGGATTCAG GCCTGGAAGTGTGGTTGTGACGTACGAAAtcaccacaacaacaacaacatcaccTGCGTTAATGCATAAAGCGAACGAGAAAGTCACACAGAACCTCAATCAGACCTACAAGGTGGACAGCAGTTCCTTTCAGGTTACTTACAGCA ATGAAACGAAATTCTCCATCACACCAGAAATCATCTTTGAAGGAGATACAGTAACCCTGACGTGTGAGAATGAAGTGTTTTCCACCAATGTGTCCTGGATGCACGTGGAAACGGGCCTCGACATCCAGAACAGCACTGAAGTCTCCATCTACACCTCCATGCTCAACAACATGACCTCCGTGTCGCGCCTTATTATCCACAACATCACTCGGGTTTACAtgg GTGAATACATTTGCAAACTGACATTAGATATTTTTGAATATGCATCCAGAAGAAAATTGGAAGTTATACCCATCCAGATACTGGCAAGTGAAGCTGTGGAGGTGATGTGTGACAACAATCCTGTGTCTTTGAACTGCTGCAGTGAGGTGAATGTGAATTGGAGTCAAATTGAATGGAAGCAGGAAGGGAGTATAAGCATTCCAG GAAATGCTGAAATAGACACAGACAGTGGCTGCAGCAGATACACCCTCATGGCCAATGAGACTCAGTGTCCGAGCGGGTCGTCTGGAACGACAGTGGTCTACACGTGTGAGTTCATCAGTGCCCACGGAGCCAGAGGCAGAAAGGACATAGAAGTGACATTCATCTCTGTAG CCAAGCTAAACATAACCCCGGacctaatttctgtttctgaggGACAAAGCTTTTTTATAAAGTGCATCAGCGATATGAGTAACTATGATGAGATGTACTGGAACACTTCTGCTGGAGCTAAAATATACAAAAGGTTTTATACCACGAGGAGGTATTCGGACAGAGCAGAGTCGGTGCTGACAGTGAAGACCTCAACCAGGGAGTGGAATG GAACCTATCACTGCGTATTTCGATACAAGACTTTGTACAGGGTCATGGCCAAAGATGTCATCGTGTACCCGCTGCCTCTAGAGTCCAACATCATGGTTGATCCTGTGGAAGCTGCAATTCCATGCCGAAGCTCCCGTCACATCAGATGCTGCGTTGAGGAAGATTCAGACTACAAGGTCATTTTTCAAGTGGGTTCCTCGTCTTTTCCTGCTG TAAAAGAGGTTGATGAAAAGCAAGTGTGCTACAAACACCATTTCACGGCAGACTCAGTTTCCTGTCCAGAAAACGTGGATGTGTTTTGCCACTTTACCAATGCCGCTAATAATTCAGTCCAGAGCCCGTCTATGAAGCTTAACCTGGTTCCTG GGGAGAGCATCACTTGCCAGGATCCTATCCTAGGTGTTGGGGAGCCTGGGAAAGTCATCCAGAAGCTTTGCCAGTTCTTGAACATTACCAGAAGCCGTGAGAGTCCTGTTGGAGGGATCATAACTTATAGATGCGTGGGTTCCCAGTGGCAGATCGAGAAAAATGACTGCATCTCTGCTCCAATAAATGCTCTGCTCCAGCTGGCCAAG GCTTTGGTTAAGAGCCCTACGCAGGATGAGAAGCTCCCGTCCTACCTAGGGAATCTTTCCATTAGCACAAAGCAAGCGAAACTTGAAGTCGACTCATTTTCTGGGACCCTGGGAGCTATTATTAACATTCTGGACCTGTTCTCAACAGTTCCAACCCAAGTGAATTCAGAAATGATGACG CACGTCCTCTCCACGGTCGATATCATCCTTGGCAAGTCTGCCTTGAATACCTGGAAGATGTCACAGCAACAAAAAACCAATTATAGCTCGCAGCTATTGGATTCAGTGGAAAGATTTTCCCGAGTTTTAAGGGCAGAAGACAGCACCATCTCCCAACCTAACGTGCAGATGAAGAGCATGGTCATAAAACCTGGCCACCCCCAATCGTACAGGCAGAGCTTTGTCTTCTTAGACTCTGACCTCTGGGGCAACGTGACCATCAGTGGATGCCAGCTGGAGCACCTGCAGCCAGATTCGTTTGTCGTCACCGTGGCTTTCCCAACTCTCAAAACCATCCTCGACCGGGATGTTCTGGGAGAGAATTTTGCCAACAGCCTGGTGATGACCACCACCGTCAGCCGCAGAATAACCACACCATTCAGGATTCTGATGACTTTCAAAAACAGCCACCCTTCGGGCGGGATACCGCAGTGTGTCTTCTGGAACTTCAACCTAGCCAACCACACCGGGGGGTGGGACAACAGTGGGTGCTATGTGAAAGAAGTCACCGAGGACAGTGTGTCCTGCAGCTGTGAACACCTCACCTCCTTCTCCATCCTCATGTCCCCCGACTCCCCAGACCCCGACTCGCTCCTGAAAATCCTGCTGGATATCATTTCCTACATCGGGCTGTGCTTTTCCATCTTGAGCTTAGCGGCCTGCCTCGTCGTGGAGGCCGTGGTGTGGAAATCGGTGACCAAGAACCGGACCTCCTCCATGCGGCACACCTGCATCGTCAACATCACCGCTTCCCTGCTGGTGGCCGACGTCTGGTTCATCGTGGCCGCCGCCATCCACGACCATCGCTTCCCGCTCAACGAGACGGCCTGTGTGGCCGCCACCTTCTTCATCCACTTCTTCTACCTCAGCGTCTTCTTCTGGATGCTGACCCTGGGCCTCATGCTCTTCTACCGCCTGGTTTTCATCCTGCACGACACAAGCAAGTCCATTCAGAAGACGATCGCCTTTTCCCTGGGGTATGGCTGCCCTCTGGTCATCTCAGTCATCACGGTGGGGGCCACCCAGCCCCGGGAGGTCTACATGAGGAAGAATGCCTGCTGGCTCAACTGGGAGGACACCAAGGCCCTGCTGGCCTTCGTCATCCCGGCCCTGATCATCGTGGTGGTGAACATGACCATCACGGTTGTGGTCATCACCAAGATCCTGAGGCCTTCCATCGGGGACAAGCCGAGCAAGCAGGAGAAGAGCAGCCTGTTCCAGGTCACCAAGAGCATTGGGGTCCTCACGCCGCTCCTGGGGCTCACCTGGGGTTTCGGTCTGGCCACCGTGTTCCAGGGGAGCAACGCCGTGTTCCACATTGTGTTTACGCTCCTCAATGCCTTCCAG gGATTATTCATTTTACTCTTTGGATGCCTCTGGGATCAGAAG GTGCAGGAAGCCTTGCTGAATAAGTATTCACGGTCAAAATGGTCTTCACAGCACTCAAAG tcAACATCCATAGGTTCATCTACACCTGTATTTTCTATGAGTTCTCCAATATcaagaagatttaacaatttgtTTGGTAAAACAG CAGCCCCAAGGGCTCCCCCAGGCAATGATGGAAACCCTGTTAGCCGTGGCAGTCCGCCCATCTGA
- the ADGRF5 gene encoding adhesion G protein-coupled receptor F5 isoform X4, with amino-acid sequence MESPRRTTLCFVIIAIYSSQATLSLNLESIVYHSLLHEHELMEEDPVRPKRAVAVSSHAAQEFTVDVEISFENASFLEPIKAYLNNLSFPIQGNDTDLATDILSIEVSTVCRPNGNEIWCSCETGYEWPQESCLHNLTCQGHDGSSAGHHCHCLKGLPPKGPFCQLQGDVILRMSVRLNVGFQEDLRNSSSALYKSYTTDLETAFWKGYSILPGFKLVTVTGFRPGSVVVTYEITTTTTTSPALMHKANEKVTQNLNQTYKVDSSSFQVTYSNETKFSITPEIIFEGDTVTLTCENEVFSTNVSWMHVETGLDIQNSTEVSIYTSMLNNMTSVSRLIIHNITRVYMGEYICKLTLDIFEYASRRKLEVIPIQILASEAVEVMCDNNPVSLNCCSEVNVNWSQIEWKQEGSISIPGNAEIDTDSGCSRYTLMANETQCPSGSSGTTVVYTCEFISAHGARGRKDIEVTFISVGDNSSHKGEVRESQRLVMEMSTVQSTTKNSLETSKAPEQQAKLNITPDLISVSEGQSFFIKCISDMSNYDEMYWNTSAGAKIYKRFYTTRRYSDRAESVLTVKTSTREWNGTYHCVFRYKTLYRVMAKDVIVYPLPLESNIMVDPVEAAIPCRSSRHIRCCVEEDSDYKVIFQVGSSSFPAVKEVDEKQVCYKHHFTADSVSCPENVDVFCHFTNAANNSVQSPSMKLNLVPGESITCQDPILGVGEPGKVIQKLCQFLNITRSRESPVGGIITYRCVGSQWQIEKNDCISAPINALLQLAKALVKSPTQDEKLPSYLGNLSISTKQAKLEVDSFSGTLGAIINILDLFSTVPTQVNSEMMTHVLSTVDIILGKSALNTWKMSQQQKTNYSSQLLDSVERFSRVLRAEDSTISQPNVQMKSMVIKPGHPQSYRQSFVFLDSDLWGNVTISGCQLEHLQPDSFVVTVAFPTLKTILDRDVLGENFANSLVMTTTVSRRITTPFRILMTFKNSHPSGGIPQCVFWNFNLANHTGGWDNSGCYVKEVTEDSVSCSCEHLTSFSILMSPDSPDPDSLLKILLDIISYIGLCFSILSLAACLVVEAVVWKSVTKNRTSSMRHTCIVNITASLLVADVWFIVAAAIHDHRFPLNETACVAATFFIHFFYLSVFFWMLTLGLMLFYRLVFILHDTSKSIQKTIAFSLGYGCPLVISVITVGATQPREVYMRKNACWLNWEDTKALLAFVIPALIIVVVNMTITVVVITKILRPSIGDKPSKQEKSSLFQVTKSIGVLTPLLGLTWGFGLATVFQGSNAVFHIVFTLLNAFQGLFILLFGCLWDQKVQEALLNKYSRSKWSSQHSKSTSIGSSTPVFSMSSPISRRFNNLFGKTAAPRAPPGNDGNPVSRGSPPI; translated from the exons TTGCCGTAAGCAGCCATGCAGCTCAAGAGTTCACCGTCGATGTTGAGATCAGTTTTGAAAATGCCTCCTTCCTGGAGCCTATTAAAGCTTACTTGAACAACCTCAGTTTTCCAATTCAAGGGAATGACACTGACCTAGCTACCGATATTTTGAGCATCGAGGTGTCAACAG TCTGTAGACCTAACGGAAATGAAATCTGGTGCTCCTGTGAGACAGGCTATGAGTGGCCTCAGGAAAGTTGCCTCCACAATCTCACTTGCCAGGGACATGATGGTTCCTCTGCAGGGCATCACTGCCATTGCCTTAAGGGACTGCCTCCCAAGGGACCTTTCTGCCAGCTCCAGGGAG ATGTTATCCTGAGAATGTCGGTCAGACTCAATgtgggctttcaagaagatcttAGGAACTCTTCCTCTGCCCTGTATAAGTCCTACACGACTGACCTGGAAACAGCG ttctgGAAGGGTTACAGTATTTTACCAGGCTTCAAATTGGTGACAGTGACAGGATTCAG GCCTGGAAGTGTGGTTGTGACGTACGAAAtcaccacaacaacaacaacatcaccTGCGTTAATGCATAAAGCGAACGAGAAAGTCACACAGAACCTCAATCAGACCTACAAGGTGGACAGCAGTTCCTTTCAGGTTACTTACAGCA ATGAAACGAAATTCTCCATCACACCAGAAATCATCTTTGAAGGAGATACAGTAACCCTGACGTGTGAGAATGAAGTGTTTTCCACCAATGTGTCCTGGATGCACGTGGAAACGGGCCTCGACATCCAGAACAGCACTGAAGTCTCCATCTACACCTCCATGCTCAACAACATGACCTCCGTGTCGCGCCTTATTATCCACAACATCACTCGGGTTTACAtgg GTGAATACATTTGCAAACTGACATTAGATATTTTTGAATATGCATCCAGAAGAAAATTGGAAGTTATACCCATCCAGATACTGGCAAGTGAAGCTGTGGAGGTGATGTGTGACAACAATCCTGTGTCTTTGAACTGCTGCAGTGAGGTGAATGTGAATTGGAGTCAAATTGAATGGAAGCAGGAAGGGAGTATAAGCATTCCAG GAAATGCTGAAATAGACACAGACAGTGGCTGCAGCAGATACACCCTCATGGCCAATGAGACTCAGTGTCCGAGCGGGTCGTCTGGAACGACAGTGGTCTACACGTGTGAGTTCATCAGTGCCCACGGAGCCAGAGGCAGAAAGGACATAGAAGTGACATTCATCTCTGTAG GAGATAATTCCAGCCACAAAGGGGAAGTGCGCGAATCCCAAAGGCTTGTGATGGAAATGAGTACAGTTCAGAGCACCACCAAGAACAGCCTAGAAACAAGTAAAGCCCCGGAGCAGCAAG CCAAGCTAAACATAACCCCGGacctaatttctgtttctgaggGACAAAGCTTTTTTATAAAGTGCATCAGCGATATGAGTAACTATGATGAGATGTACTGGAACACTTCTGCTGGAGCTAAAATATACAAAAGGTTTTATACCACGAGGAGGTATTCGGACAGAGCAGAGTCGGTGCTGACAGTGAAGACCTCAACCAGGGAGTGGAATG GAACCTATCACTGCGTATTTCGATACAAGACTTTGTACAGGGTCATGGCCAAAGATGTCATCGTGTACCCGCTGCCTCTAGAGTCCAACATCATGGTTGATCCTGTGGAAGCTGCAATTCCATGCCGAAGCTCCCGTCACATCAGATGCTGCGTTGAGGAAGATTCAGACTACAAGGTCATTTTTCAAGTGGGTTCCTCGTCTTTTCCTGCTG TAAAAGAGGTTGATGAAAAGCAAGTGTGCTACAAACACCATTTCACGGCAGACTCAGTTTCCTGTCCAGAAAACGTGGATGTGTTTTGCCACTTTACCAATGCCGCTAATAATTCAGTCCAGAGCCCGTCTATGAAGCTTAACCTGGTTCCTG GGGAGAGCATCACTTGCCAGGATCCTATCCTAGGTGTTGGGGAGCCTGGGAAAGTCATCCAGAAGCTTTGCCAGTTCTTGAACATTACCAGAAGCCGTGAGAGTCCTGTTGGAGGGATCATAACTTATAGATGCGTGGGTTCCCAGTGGCAGATCGAGAAAAATGACTGCATCTCTGCTCCAATAAATGCTCTGCTCCAGCTGGCCAAG GCTTTGGTTAAGAGCCCTACGCAGGATGAGAAGCTCCCGTCCTACCTAGGGAATCTTTCCATTAGCACAAAGCAAGCGAAACTTGAAGTCGACTCATTTTCTGGGACCCTGGGAGCTATTATTAACATTCTGGACCTGTTCTCAACAGTTCCAACCCAAGTGAATTCAGAAATGATGACG CACGTCCTCTCCACGGTCGATATCATCCTTGGCAAGTCTGCCTTGAATACCTGGAAGATGTCACAGCAACAAAAAACCAATTATAGCTCGCAGCTATTGGATTCAGTGGAAAGATTTTCCCGAGTTTTAAGGGCAGAAGACAGCACCATCTCCCAACCTAACGTGCAGATGAAGAGCATGGTCATAAAACCTGGCCACCCCCAATCGTACAGGCAGAGCTTTGTCTTCTTAGACTCTGACCTCTGGGGCAACGTGACCATCAGTGGATGCCAGCTGGAGCACCTGCAGCCAGATTCGTTTGTCGTCACCGTGGCTTTCCCAACTCTCAAAACCATCCTCGACCGGGATGTTCTGGGAGAGAATTTTGCCAACAGCCTGGTGATGACCACCACCGTCAGCCGCAGAATAACCACACCATTCAGGATTCTGATGACTTTCAAAAACAGCCACCCTTCGGGCGGGATACCGCAGTGTGTCTTCTGGAACTTCAACCTAGCCAACCACACCGGGGGGTGGGACAACAGTGGGTGCTATGTGAAAGAAGTCACCGAGGACAGTGTGTCCTGCAGCTGTGAACACCTCACCTCCTTCTCCATCCTCATGTCCCCCGACTCCCCAGACCCCGACTCGCTCCTGAAAATCCTGCTGGATATCATTTCCTACATCGGGCTGTGCTTTTCCATCTTGAGCTTAGCGGCCTGCCTCGTCGTGGAGGCCGTGGTGTGGAAATCGGTGACCAAGAACCGGACCTCCTCCATGCGGCACACCTGCATCGTCAACATCACCGCTTCCCTGCTGGTGGCCGACGTCTGGTTCATCGTGGCCGCCGCCATCCACGACCATCGCTTCCCGCTCAACGAGACGGCCTGTGTGGCCGCCACCTTCTTCATCCACTTCTTCTACCTCAGCGTCTTCTTCTGGATGCTGACCCTGGGCCTCATGCTCTTCTACCGCCTGGTTTTCATCCTGCACGACACAAGCAAGTCCATTCAGAAGACGATCGCCTTTTCCCTGGGGTATGGCTGCCCTCTGGTCATCTCAGTCATCACGGTGGGGGCCACCCAGCCCCGGGAGGTCTACATGAGGAAGAATGCCTGCTGGCTCAACTGGGAGGACACCAAGGCCCTGCTGGCCTTCGTCATCCCGGCCCTGATCATCGTGGTGGTGAACATGACCATCACGGTTGTGGTCATCACCAAGATCCTGAGGCCTTCCATCGGGGACAAGCCGAGCAAGCAGGAGAAGAGCAGCCTGTTCCAGGTCACCAAGAGCATTGGGGTCCTCACGCCGCTCCTGGGGCTCACCTGGGGTTTCGGTCTGGCCACCGTGTTCCAGGGGAGCAACGCCGTGTTCCACATTGTGTTTACGCTCCTCAATGCCTTCCAG gGATTATTCATTTTACTCTTTGGATGCCTCTGGGATCAGAAG GTGCAGGAAGCCTTGCTGAATAAGTATTCACGGTCAAAATGGTCTTCACAGCACTCAAAG tcAACATCCATAGGTTCATCTACACCTGTATTTTCTATGAGTTCTCCAATATcaagaagatttaacaatttgtTTGGTAAAACAG CAGCCCCAAGGGCTCCCCCAGGCAATGATGGAAACCCTGTTAGCCGTGGCAGTCCGCCCATCTGA